The DNA region CCCATGACCCCCAAAGCGGGCTGATCGCGGATTCTCGCTCCGCTCGGACCGGAGAAGTTGCGCAGGCACTCCGCGACTTCTCCGGTTACCGCTGTGACGCCCTCCCCACGAGAGGCTCCACCGTTTCCCCGGTGGGGCCTCTTTTCCATGCCCTGACCCCGTGGCGAACTCCTCAGTTGCCCTCAGGGAACTTCCCCTAGAATGCCGCCCGTGCCCGCCATCCTGATCCGCTCCGTGCTGCGCGAGGTCCTGCGGTGGTACGCGGCGGGATTGGCCCTGTTCCTCGTCCTCCAGCTCGCGGACATCCTCAGCACCACGGTCGGCCTGCTCCTCGGCTACGACGCGACGCCTTTGGAAGCTTTGACGGCCTTCGGGGCCTTCGCGCCCACCATCCTCAACCGGGCGCTCGTGCTGGCGGTGCCCTTCGCGGTGCTGCTCGCCTTCGGGCGGCTCCAGGGGGACAGCGAACTCAAGGCGATGTTCGCGGCGGGCGTGCGGCCCCTGGGGCTGGTGTGGCCGCTCGCGCTGCCCTTCGTTCTGGTAGGGCTCGTGGCCTACGTGAACGCCGGGTACGTGGTCCCCGCCGGGCTCGACCGCTGGGACCGGGCCTGGTACGGCATCTACGGCACCACCCCGCCGCCCCCCACCCAGGACAACTACACCTACGCGCCTCCCGGGGCGCTCTTCTACGCGGGGCGGGTCCGCAACGACTCAGGCGGAACCGTCGCCCAACTCGACGGGGTGCTCGTCCAGCGCGGCGGGGAGACGGTGACCGCCCAGTCCGGCACCTGGGACACGGCGAAGCACACCTGGACGGTGAAGGACGCCTGGGTTACCCGCCCCGGGGAAGACCCCCGGCAGGTGAAGGGGCCGCTCGTCTTCCCGCAGGGTGACGCCCTGAGCCTGCCGCAGCCGCCCGCGAACAAGGTGAGCACCCCGAGGCTGCGCGAGCGGCTGGCGTCGGACCGGCTGACCCCCCAGCAGCGCCGCGACGATACCTTTCAACTCGCCGCCCGGGTCGCCGATCCCCTGACGCCCGTGGTGTTCGCGCTCGCGGCGGGGGCGCTGGGGCTCCTGATCCGCAACCGGGCGGCGGCCTTCGCGGCGGTGCTCGTGTTCATCGTCGTGTTCTACGTCGTGTGGACGACCGTGCCGCAACTCGCGCGGGCGGGGGCGCTGGCGCCTACCCTCGCCGCGTGGCTGCCCAACCTGGTGTTCCTGCTGTTCGCCGGACTGCTCGCCTGGAGGCTGCGGTGAAGCTACCCCTCAAGCGGTTCGAGCGGTACGTCCTCGCCGAGATTCTCCCCACGCTCGTCGGCGCGCTCGCCGCCGTCATCGTGCTCGTGCTGCTCAGCCTGCTCGAAGACGCCATCGCGCCCCTGCTCGCCAAGGGGGCGAACCCCGTCCTCGTCGCGCGGCTCGTCGCCCTGAACGTGCCCGAGGCGGTCGCCACCGCGCTCCCCATCGCCCTGATGTTCGCCGCCCTGCTGGCGCTGTCGCGCCTCGCCGCCGACTCGGAGATCAAGGCCGCGCTCGCGGGCGGCGTCCCGGCCTCGCGGCTCTTCCGGCCCGTGCTCCTCCTCGCGGCGGGCGTGACGGTGCTCTCCTTCGCCCTGAGCGAGGTGTTCGTCACCCGCGCCAAGGTGCGCGTGCAGGAGGTGCAGCGCGAGATCGTCCTCGACAACCCCCGCGTGATCGGGCTGGGAGAGACGGGGCCGGGGGGGAGCGGCCTGGTCCTGCGTGACGCCCTGGGCCGGGCGATCAGCGTGGGGCAGGCGTTGCCGGGCGGGGAGTTGCGCGACCTGCGGATCGTGACCATGCAGGCAGGCTCGCCCCCCCGCGAGGTCATCACGGCGCGGCGCGGGCGGCTGCGGCCCGGCAGCAACGTGCTGGAACTGGAGGACGGGCGGCGGGAGACTTTTCAGGACGCGCGGCCCGTCACGGTGCTCACCTTTGCCCGGGGCACCCTCCCCGTGCAGGACGTGCAGGCGAGCTTCGAGGGGGGGAACGCGGCGCTGAGGCCCATCTACCTGCCCATCGCGCAACTCATCGAGCGGACGAACACCTACCGCGAGCAGAACATTCGCATGCCCGCCGACTTCACCGCCCTGCACCGCCGCTTCGCCGAACCGCTTGCCGCGCTGGCGCTGGCCTTTTTCGCGGTCAGCCTCGCCGTCTACACCTTCCGCAGCGGGCTCAACCTGGGGCTGGTGTGGGCGCTGCTGCTGAGTTTCGCCTACTACGCCACCTGGAGCGTCTTCCGGGTGATGGGCGAGAACGGGGCCCTGCCGCCGCCCTTCGCTGCCTACGCGCCCGACCTGATCGCCGTGCTGGCGGGCGGGCTGCTGCTGTGGCGGGCAGGTCGGCGGTAGGACGGAGGCGTCCCCAGGGCGCCCTTTCGAGACTGCCCGCGAGTTCGCTTCTCCAGACCTCACCGGCGGAACCCCCGCCCCTGTGAGGAAGCTGTGATGGTTCAATATTTACCCTTTCGGTGTCCGGCTGGGGGCACTTCTCTCGGCCCTATGGTTGAAGGAGGGTCTTGTCTGAACACGACAACTCGCGACGTCTCCCTGCTGCTCATCGGCGACCAACACGGTCTCGTCGAGCACAGCCTGCGCCGCCACGTCCCGGCGTCGCACTGCTGGACGCTCCACACCGCCGCCGATGCTGCTGGGGCGTTGCGGCAGGCATCCGGGCTCGCGCCGGACCTCGTCGTGGCGGTGTGCACCGAATCAGCGCAGACCCTCTGCGAGCATCTCTTCTCGCTGCTTGAACACGCCAAGCGAAACTGGCCCCACACGTCGTTCGTCCTGGTGGTCGCCGGAACGGTGACGAACCTGCCGGAGGTCTTCGAGCGGTACGGGGTCATGCCCGTGGTCGACGGGTCCGACGTCCCCCGGGTGGCCCAGACCATCGAGCGTGAGGTCGGCGCCCTGAGCCACGGTTCAATTCGGGGAGTGTCGCTGCCAGGGTTCCTCCAGATGATGGAGTGGGAGCGCAAGAGCCTGTCGGTGCGAGTCGAGTCCGCCGCCGGGTGGGGGCGTCTGCATCTGTTGGAGGGCCGGCTGGTGGACGCCTATGCCTTCCCGGGGGAGGAGACCGGGGAGGCGGCGGCCCTGACCATCATGGCCTGGAGCGACGTGGTGATCCGGCTTGAACGCTCCTACCACAACGGCCAGGGCACGGAGTTGCCGACCCTAACCTCGCTGCTGATAGAGGCGATGCGGCGGACGGACGAGGTGGGCCGGGCTGAACCGGTGGAGGAGAGCGTTCCCCCGCCGGGCGGCCCGGAGGCATTGGAGGAGAACGTGTTCAGGAGGCCGAAAAGCTCGACCACCCACCTCAAGAAGCCCGGGTACGAAGACCCGCCCACTCTCGGCGCCTCGGCAGCCGAACTGCCACCCCACGACCCTCTACCAGGCGCCACGCAAAGCGGCGCGAAGGAGTTCAACATGCCCAACGTCAAAGAGACCCTCAACTCCACCATGAACATCGAGGGGGCGAGCGCCGCCGCCCTTGTCGAGTACACCAGCGGCATGGCGCTGGGCACTATCGGCAGCGGCATCAACCTGGAGGTGGCCGCTGCGGGCAACACCGAGGTGGTCCGCGCCAAGCTGCGAACGATGGACGCCCTGGGTATCAGCGGGCAGATCGAGGACATCCTGATCACTCTGCACGATCAGTACCACATCATCTACATCGTTCCCGACCAGCCGCTCTTCATGTACCTCGTGTTGCAAAAGGACAAATCGAACCTGGCGATGGCCCGCTACCGGCTGCGCGCCCTGGTCAAGGACATCAGCATCCTGTAGCGCATCGGGCGGGCCGCACCCTCGGACGCCGGTTCCGGCGCGTTCCTCCGCCCGGGCCCCACGGGATGCGGGAAAACCCCCTCGTTCCTGGGGCTGCTACCTTGAGGTGGCCCCGGGAGCGGGCGAGGCACGGACGTGGGGAGGGTGAGCGGGACTCAGGCACTCCCTCCGGGCCTGCACCCGGCATAAGAGGATGTGCACCCGGTCACCCTCAACCTTCCGGAAGCGGAGGGCCTGCGCCGCTCCCGCTCCCGACTCAACTTCCTTCAGGTCCCCGCCCCCTCGTCCAGCCCCACGCCGAAGCCCTGGTCGAGCAGCGCCTCGCTGTAGGTGCGGAAGGCGAGCATCGTCTGGGTGCGGGTGATGCCGTCCACCTTTCTGAGGTGCCCCGTCACCACGTCGTCGAGGTCCTCGTAGCGGACGAGGCGCAGGATCGCCACGATGTCCCACTCGCCCGTTACCGAATACACCTCGCGCACGCTGGGCACCCCTGCGAGGGCCTCGGCGGTTTCCTGAATACGCTGGCGCTCGGCCTGCACCATCACGATTGCGGTCACCATGCCCGTATTGTGGACCATCTGGAGCTATCAGCCTTCAGCCGTCAGCAGGAGCGATGCTGAGAGCTGACGCCTGAAGACTTCCCTGACCGTTCGTTCGGGGACGTTCTGCCGCGTGGGCGGGACGTATTCTGCGCGCATGACTGCCCCTGCCACCACGCCCGCGCAGGTGACCCCGCGTGAGCAACTGTTGAACCGCATCCAGCGTGACATCCCCATCGTCCAGCGCCCCTACCGCGTCCTCGCCGAGGAGGTCGGGTTGACGGAGGAGGGGGCCATGGACATCCTGCGCGAGGTGAAGGCGGAGGGCGTGCTGCGGCAGGTCAGCGCCATCTTCGACACTCGCACCCTGGGCTACAAGTCGAGCCTGGTGGCCGCCGTATATGACGAGGATCATCTGGATGCGGGGGCTTCGGTCGTGAACGGGCACCCGGGGGTCAGCCACAACTACAGGCGCAACCACAGCTTCAACCTCTGGTACACCATCGCCGTGCCGCCCGAGAGCAACCTGGAGGCGCACGTCCAGAAGCTCCACGAGTTGAGCGGCGCCCGGATGACCCGGCTGATGCCGACCCTGCACCTCTTCAAGATCGGCGTCGAGTTCGACATGACCGGCAAGGAGGACTGGAACGCCAAGGCCACGCCGCAGTACACGAACGCCGACCGCAACATTGGTTATCAGGTGACCGATCTTGACCGCGCCTTCGTGCTGGAGTTTCAGAAGGACCTGCCGGTCACCGAGGAGCCCTACGCGGACGCCTGCGCGGCCCTGAGTCTGAGCATCGACGAACTCGCTGCCCACGCGGGGAAGATGAAGGAGGCGGGGGCCCTCCGGCGCGTCTCCGCCGTCTTCCGGCACCAGAAGGCGGGCTTCACCTTCAACGCGATGGGCGTGTGGGCCGTGCCGCAGGAGGAGGTCGCCGAGACGGGCCGCCGCATGGCCGAGTTCAAGGCGGTGAGCCACTGCTACCTGCGCCCCACCTACCCCGAGTGGCCCTACACGATTTTCACGATGGTCCACGGCCGGAGCAAGGAGGAGGCGTTCGGCAAGATTGACGCCATCGAGCGCGAGGTCGCCCCCGGCCTCGACCACGCCATCCTGTACTCGACAAAGGAGTACAAGAAGATTCGACTGGAATTCTATAAACCGGAGTTCTACAAGTGGGCCCGCGTGAATCTGGGGACCGAGGCGTAAGGATCAGAGAAATCAGGAGGGCGCCGGGGCGGAGGCTTTGGCGCCTTTCTTTTTGGAGGTGGAGGGCAAGCGGTGGGGCGTGGGCGTGCCCCTCTCTGCTGCGGGGCTTTACAAGTCCCAGCCTGCCCCACGAGGGGGGCCTCGTAGAGCTGTGCAGCAGAGAAGTGAAAAACCCGGCCTCCCACCCAAAGAGGAAGCGTTCACCCCATATCGGAAGATGAACGCCTCTCTTCTGCTGACGGCTGACGACTGAAAGCTGACCGCCTACAAAATCCCCCTCACCACCTTCACCACGTTCGGCACGCTGAAGCCGAACTTCTCGAACAGCACCTTGGCGGGGGCGGAGGCGCCGAAACCCTCCATGCCGATCACGGCGCCGCCTTCGCCCACCCACTCGTACCAGGGCTGCTTGGCAGCGGCCTCGATGGCGACGCGCTTCACGCCGGGGGTGAGCACCGAGTCGCGGTAGCTCGCGTCCTGCTCGCGGAAGACCTCCATGCAGGGCATCGAGACGACGCGGGCGGGGATGCCCTCCCCGCTCAGGGCCTCGGCGGCGTCGAGGGCCAGGCTGACCTCCGACCCCGAGGCGATCAGGATGACCCGCGCCCCCTCCGCGTCGCGGACGACGTAGGCCCCCTTCTTCACGCCCGCGTGGTTGCGGGGCAGCACGGGGAGGTCCTGGCGGGACAGGGCGAGCGCCGTGGGCCCGGTGCCGTGCTCCAGCGCCATCAGCCACGCGGCGGCAGTCTCGTTCGCGTCGGCGGGGCGGATCACCCGGGCATTCGGCACCGCGCGCAGCATGGCGAGCTGCTCGATGGGCTGGTGGGTGGGGCCGTCCTCCCCCAGGCCGATGGAGTCGTGGGTGAGCACGTAGGTCACGGGCTGCATCTGGATCGCCGAGAGGCGGAAGGCGGGCTTGAGGTAGTCGGCGAAGACGAGGAAGGTGCCCACCAGCGGACGCGGGCCGCCGTACAGCGCCAGGCCGTTCGCGGCGGCGGCCATGCCGAACTCGCGCACGCCGAAGTAGATGTTGCGGCCCTCGTAATGGCCGGGCATCAGTTCGCCCCCGTCCTTGATCGTCGTCTTCGTGCTGCCGCTGAGGTCCGCGCTGCCCCCCATCAGGCCGGGCACGACCTTCGCCAGCGCGTTGATAACCTCCCCGCCCGCGTTGCGGGTGGCGACGCCCTTGCCGCCGACCTCGAAGTTGGGCAGCGCGTCGGCGAGGTTCTCGGGGAGTTCTCGCTTGAGGAGAGCCGTCACCTCGGCGGCGAGGTCGGGGTGCGCCTCGCGGTAGCGGTCGAACATGGCCTGCCACTCGGCCTCCTGCTGCGCTCCGCGCCCGGTGGCGTCCATGTGGGCGCGCACCTCGTCGGGCACCGTGAAGGGCGGGTAGTCCCAGCCCAGGGCGGCCTTCGTCGCCGCCACGCCCTCGGCCCCCAGCGGCTCGCCGTGTGCCTTGCTCGTGCCCGCGCGGGGGCTGCCGAAGCCGATGATGGTCCGCACCTGGATCAGGGTGGGCTGGTCCAGGTTCCCCTGCGCCTGCCGGATCGCCGCCTCGATCTCGCCCAGGTTGTTGCCGTCCTCGACCCGCAGAACCTCCCAGCCGTAGGCGCGGTAACGCTCGGCGGTGTCCTCGTCGGTGGTCTTATCCACTGCCGTGTCGAGCTGCACCGA from Deinococcus aetherius includes:
- a CDS encoding LptF/LptG family permease; translation: MPPVPAILIRSVLREVLRWYAAGLALFLVLQLADILSTTVGLLLGYDATPLEALTAFGAFAPTILNRALVLAVPFAVLLAFGRLQGDSELKAMFAAGVRPLGLVWPLALPFVLVGLVAYVNAGYVVPAGLDRWDRAWYGIYGTTPPPPTQDNYTYAPPGALFYAGRVRNDSGGTVAQLDGVLVQRGGETVTAQSGTWDTAKHTWTVKDAWVTRPGEDPRQVKGPLVFPQGDALSLPQPPANKVSTPRLRERLASDRLTPQQRRDDTFQLAARVADPLTPVVFALAAGALGLLIRNRAAAFAAVLVFIVVFYVVWTTVPQLARAGALAPTLAAWLPNLVFLLFAGLLAWRLR
- a CDS encoding LptF/LptG family permease; the encoded protein is MKLPLKRFERYVLAEILPTLVGALAAVIVLVLLSLLEDAIAPLLAKGANPVLVARLVALNVPEAVATALPIALMFAALLALSRLAADSEIKAALAGGVPASRLFRPVLLLAAGVTVLSFALSEVFVTRAKVRVQEVQREIVLDNPRVIGLGETGPGGSGLVLRDALGRAISVGQALPGGELRDLRIVTMQAGSPPREVITARRGRLRPGSNVLELEDGRRETFQDARPVTVLTFARGTLPVQDVQASFEGGNAALRPIYLPIAQLIERTNTYREQNIRMPADFTALHRRFAEPLAALALAFFAVSLAVYTFRSGLNLGLVWALLLSFAYYATWSVFRVMGENGALPPPFAAYAPDLIAVLAGGLLLWRAGRR
- a CDS encoding DUF4388 domain-containing protein — protein: MVEGGSCLNTTTRDVSLLLIGDQHGLVEHSLRRHVPASHCWTLHTAADAAGALRQASGLAPDLVVAVCTESAQTLCEHLFSLLEHAKRNWPHTSFVLVVAGTVTNLPEVFERYGVMPVVDGSDVPRVAQTIEREVGALSHGSIRGVSLPGFLQMMEWERKSLSVRVESAAGWGRLHLLEGRLVDAYAFPGEETGEAAALTIMAWSDVVIRLERSYHNGQGTELPTLTSLLIEAMRRTDEVGRAEPVEESVPPPGGPEALEENVFRRPKSSTTHLKKPGYEDPPTLGASAAELPPHDPLPGATQSGAKEFNMPNVKETLNSTMNIEGASAAALVEYTSGMALGTIGSGINLEVAAAGNTEVVRAKLRTMDALGISGQIEDILITLHDQYHIIYIVPDQPLFMYLVLQKDKSNLAMARYRLRALVKDISIL
- a CDS encoding Lrp/AsnC family transcriptional regulator, translating into MVTAIVMVQAERQRIQETAEALAGVPSVREVYSVTGEWDIVAILRLVRYEDLDDVVTGHLRKVDGITRTQTMLAFRTYSEALLDQGFGVGLDEGAGT
- the ahbA gene encoding siroheme decarboxylase subunit alpha; this encodes MTAPATTPAQVTPREQLLNRIQRDIPIVQRPYRVLAEEVGLTEEGAMDILREVKAEGVLRQVSAIFDTRTLGYKSSLVAAVYDEDHLDAGASVVNGHPGVSHNYRRNHSFNLWYTIAVPPESNLEAHVQKLHELSGARMTRLMPTLHLFKIGVEFDMTGKEDWNAKATPQYTNADRNIGYQVTDLDRAFVLEFQKDLPVTEEPYADACAALSLSIDELAAHAGKMKEAGALRRVSAVFRHQKAGFTFNAMGVWAVPQEEVAETGRRMAEFKAVSHCYLRPTYPEWPYTIFTMVHGRSKEEAFGKIDAIEREVAPGLDHAILYSTKEYKKIRLEFYKPEFYKWARVNLGTEA
- the tkt gene encoding transketolase codes for the protein MTVTEQQRGVDQLSVNTIRTLSIDAVQQANSGHPGAPLGMAPMGYVLWQRFLRHNPKNPEWVGRDRFVLSAGHASMLIYSLLHLTGYDMPLEDIRNFRQWGSKTPGHPEFFHTKGLDATTGPLGQGAAMTVGMAMAEHHLAARYNREGFPVFDNYVYSIIGDGDLQEGVNHESAALAGHLKLGKLIWLHDDNSVQLDTAVDKTTDEDTAERYRAYGWEVLRVEDGNNLGEIEAAIRQAQGNLDQPTLIQVRTIIGFGSPRAGTSKAHGEPLGAEGVAATKAALGWDYPPFTVPDEVRAHMDATGRGAQQEAEWQAMFDRYREAHPDLAAEVTALLKRELPENLADALPNFEVGGKGVATRNAGGEVINALAKVVPGLMGGSADLSGSTKTTIKDGGELMPGHYEGRNIYFGVREFGMAAAANGLALYGGPRPLVGTFLVFADYLKPAFRLSAIQMQPVTYVLTHDSIGLGEDGPTHQPIEQLAMLRAVPNARVIRPADANETAAAWLMALEHGTGPTALALSRQDLPVLPRNHAGVKKGAYVVRDAEGARVILIASGSEVSLALDAAEALSGEGIPARVVSMPCMEVFREQDASYRDSVLTPGVKRVAIEAAAKQPWYEWVGEGGAVIGMEGFGASAPAKVLFEKFGFSVPNVVKVVRGIL